GGATCAATTATATATAGTAACTCTAGAGGTTCTTGATATTGCCTGCCTCAGTCATGCCTTTTCTCAGTTTGATTTTTGGGATAAGATGCTGTATCATTGCTTGATTGGCTAACCTAGTTTCCTATTTTGCAGGCCGTGAAAAAGGGAGATGATATTTTCATTGGCCAATACTTGTTTACTGGAAATGAAACGACTTCGGTTTGGATGGAGGTAAGGCAGACCAggatagtattatttaatttcattgcCTTCTGCATCTTCTGACCTTGATATTTCAGTTACTGACTGTGCAATTCGTGATCACATTTTCCATTCCTCGGTGCAGGTGGCAGAGGTAAAAGGGGAGGATGTGGTTTGTCGGATCAAGAATTCTGCCACGTTGGCTGGGCCGCTATACACATTGCATGTCGCAGGGATCCATATCGATCTTCCTACTCTCACTGATAAAGATAAGGAGGCATGAGCTTCTTTCATCGTAATTTGTTTACACGagcacacacaaacacacactcaCTCTGTAGAAAAAGTTATAGTACCTAATTTACATGACATTGTCTGTTTCATACCATTATCAGGTTATAAGCACTTGGGGAGTTCGAAACAAAATAGATTTCCTCTCACTTTCTTATGCTCGACGGGCTGAAGATGTTAGACATGTAAGTATAGTATCATAGATTTGATTTACGTGTTTCTCTCTTCAAACCATTTATGTTATCATCATTTGTGACAAAAGTGTGGTGCGAaaattttacattttctttCAGGCGCGCGAGTTTCTTTCTGGATTAGGTGACCTCAGACAGACTCAAATTTTCGCAAAGATTGAGAACGTGGAGGTCAAATTTTCATCTTTGATCATTCCGGAACAAAATTTACACATAATGTATGCCATAGTTATTTCCCTCTCCTTTTTCTACAGGGCTTggaaaattttgatgaaattcTCCAAGAAGCAGATGGCATAATCCTTGCTCGGGGAAATCTTGGAATAGATCTACCACCCGAGAAGGTCCACCTAGAACTTTAATGCACAATTTCTTTTCTTAGCTACCTGAAGATCTGACATGTTCTTGCTGTAAACAGGTATTCTTATACCAAAAGGAAGCCATTTACAAATGCAATGTTGCAGGGAAGCCCGCAGTGGTGACTCGTGTTGTAGACAGCATGACCGACAACTTAAGGCCCACTCGTGCTGAGGCAACTGATGTTGCAAATGCTGTGCTAGATGGTATCTTCCGTTTTTATAATAAGTTTTTGTTTCGTAGTAGCTTCTTTTTATGAGTTCAAAAACTTGAAAGCTCATTAAACGTCATTTGCACTCGTTTTCAGGCGCTGATGCAATTCTACTAGGTGCAGAGACCTTACGAGGACTTTACCCTGTCGAGACAATATCTACAGTCGGGAAAATTTGTTCTGAGGTGCGATTTATCCTGCTTCTTTGAAACTCTAAACTCTACACCTTCCATATATTTGCATAGATTCTACGATACAGCATCTCAGAAGATACCGTTTCTCATCTGATTTGGCTCATCTAACTTTTTATACCACATGCAGGCAGAAAAGGCCTACCATCAAGATCTCTATTTCAAGAAGGCCGTGAAACATGTTGGCGAGCCAATGTCGCACCTAGAATCAATAGCTTCCTCAGCAGTATGCATCTACCGCCATTTTTGCTCTATTTCGATTGGTCTTCTGAGTTATTCGTGGCACCCCCTGCATTATCTTATTTATGTAGGTCCGTGCTGCCATCAAGGTGAAGGCATCGATCATTATTTGTTTCACTTCATCGGGAAGAGCTGCAAGGTTTGCGTTTCACACTTTCACTCTATAGTCCGATACTATGTGTTTTATATTTTGAAACAGATAAATTTTGATACTTAAATGCAGTAGCTAAATATGCTCCTTCCTAACAAACGATGCAGGTTAATAGCTAAGTATAGACCTACTATGCCGGTTTTGTCCGTTGTCATTCCCCGTCTGAGGACGAATCAGCTCTCGTGGACCTTCAGTGGGGCTTTTGAGGTACAGTACAGTATAATCTGATCTGTATCGACAATTTAGTTTTGCAAACTTCTACTTGAAATGAGACGAAAGAGAAGGAAAATTCCCTTGTCGCTTGTTAATCATTTGCCATATTCGTTGTTGGCAGGCTAGGCAATCTCTGATAGTAAGAGGCCTTTTCCCCATGCTTGCAGATCCTCGGCATCCAGTAAGACGTTTCTTCCTTCCGTTTCTCTGTCTGTTTGGTCGTAGTTGTTTATGTACATACTTGCATTCGGTATCATTCAAAAGTCCCAATGATTATCGATCATGTGCTCGTGTTATAGTGGAGGATCCAGAACATAAGTTTAAGTgtctgtttgttttgttttgttttgttttcaggCTGAGTTCACGAACGAGTCCGTGCTGAAGGTAGCCTTGGATCACGGGAAGGCTTCGGGTGTCATAAAACCGCATGACCGTGTGGTGGTTTGCCAGAAAGTCGGGGATGCGTCTGTGGTGAAGATAATTGAGCTTCAAGATTAGGGTTCCACTCAACTATCTGATCCATCATGTTACACTGTTGAATTGCCTTTTGGTTAATGGTCAGTTTTGGTTGATTACTCTACTCTCTTTGTTTCATATAGTATTAATAAGACCCTTTTTGTATGATGGAATGAAATAATATAATGAACTCCACTGCTTGTGTGATGAAATAAAGGAGAGATTAGAATGAAAATTGCCATTTTATTCCTATTTTTGTGTCATTCCTATTATTATATTCCAATCATACCAAGAAACAGAAATTGCAGGTGGTGAATTATGAAATACTTCAAATAAATATTGCATAAAAGTTAAAACTAATTCGATAACTTCCAAAAAACAAGCATTTATCCTATGATCTTATTGCTATTTTGGTGAATCCAGTCATATATGATAGGACCATTTATCCACTTAAAATGAATAGATgatcttatttattaaaatttgtgcccGCTTCTAACCACACTCTTCATGAATAGATGAAGTATAGAACAATAATATTTTCTGCTTCAAAatatacactacaaaaaaattgCTAATGACATGTTTAAAGCGATTAAAAACGTTAATTAATATTTCTAAATATACCTACAAtgctttaaaaaaatattattatttttagtattccaactaaaattagaaaatacaaataaaaatgtcCTGTAAAAATTAAAGATTGCGATTATTTATCATCAACACATTTTCTTTTGTAATCTCAGttgtgttaatttttttaaaatttccaacataaattagagcatccactacgcggcgcGCCGGCGTCCTGCAAcccgtcccggagagacgggTCCGTCGCGCGCCGCGTTGCAGCATCCGACCTGTCCCGCGTCCCGTGTCGACGAGACAAGCGACGGGcagtctcgccacgcgcctatgcgacccggcgtcgtgcgtgacgcccactcgccggccggcgagtgggcatcgtcacgtgctgacgcaataaatatttttttaaaaaaatttaaaaaaatttctaacggtaataatacagtttttttttgttttttctttaatttttttatttttaaattaatttttttactctataaatactcctacactcatcctcatttcacacacaactacacatctattcttctatcatctcaatttcctctcaAATTTCCTCTCATCACAAGATGTTCGGCGAAGGCAACTAcggcggctccggctccggcgggtgggatctcaacgccttcggcgattgggagaccatgatcaacacattgggcggttccAGTGCGTCGACGCCgaggacccagggttcggcgacgccgggggtaccaaccacccaacttTGACGTTGATGCATATGTCCGTCCCTctgccccgcggtattcgcagggattatcccagatccgggaggattttcccgttgatccaacgccgggagtaggccgatgcggtggaggtgggcgaggcggtggaggtggacgaggcggtgtacaaccccagtcgggcgaggaggaagaagaggaagaggaagaggatctaggccggcatccgtacagcaaccacgaaacgctggcggtgtacaacgcctgaatcaccgtctcgtacgatcccatcgtcgggaatcaacaaccccggaagtgtttctgggaaaatgtctgcgaggtctaccaccagataaagccgaaaggctcccgcaagcgcaaatATAAAATgttccgctctcactttgaccgagtcgaccgacaggtcaaaaaattatgcggcctctactcggccgaagcggcgcgctaccaaagcggcgccacggcaaccaacattttgacgtccgctttgcgcgcctactaccaggacacCCGTcaacaattcagatttgttgatgtttggcaggccgtgaaggacgaggaacggtgggccagcggtttccgctccagctcgggctcaaactcgaagcgcacgaagcatacggcgagtggccaatactcgtctggtggtgacaccgctgAGGGCATCAGCCCACATGAGGCTGAATcacaggagtttgcgggtacggtcggcgatgctggaggatccagtcgtgggcgccgtcggccgcaagggacaaaggcggcgaaagcggctagagcgaggaagggccgaggtgaatcaagccaggcggcctcgggatcgggctcgcggggaggctcggacacacttatggtggcgtacatgaccgccacaatggcgggcacttcccgcttctcgcacgcccaattcgcggcctggtggaacggaattgtgcatatggcagcacaacttggccttccgactccccctcaacctcgaccgcctccggaagatgattagccggcggagtagtttttttattttctttaaatttgtattttaaattatgttgtgtgttttttaataaagtgtgttttaattgaattgagttggaaaaaaaataaaaaataaattaaatgaataataattaaAGGGACGGAATAaaggacggttaagggacggagggttgcaggttctgtcccttagttaagggatggaggaataaagtacagtagggccctcaaatagtagtttaagggacggtggatggacagcgtagtggatggccttagcGAAGCCACCGCACTGATATAAAGAAAGAATAATGATTAGACCCAATCAATTAACGTTGAAATGGGGAGAATAATTAGTGAAAGATGAGTTGGTGATTAGACACTTGAATTGAAGTGTAATAAGTAACCTTGTGCTCGTCGTACGGAAGTAGCATATAACCGCCATTTCTGTCAAATTACTGCTCCCTATATATGTTGAATGTCGGCACTAAATCATATGCCAACTGTAATTACTTGTCCGTCAACTCCAAATAGAGaatctttccttttttattagtgtttttttttggtatttttgttGGTAATATATTATCTCAAAGACTGTGTAGTGTGATCTCCCCACATTTAGATCTCTCCACAAATCCTCATCTCTCATCCACTGCGTGTTTCAATCAGCACTCAGACATGGTCTCCAACTCCAATCACTTGCTCCTTGAAGAGCCCCTCAGAATGTCCTCCATTCTTGAGCCCAGCAAACCTGTATgtattgctctctctctctctctcatgttgTAAAGTTATGTGGTAGTATAAGTAATCTTGTGTTTCAGAATTTCTTCCCAGCATTGACAAAGATTGTTGGAACGCTGGGCCCCAAATCAAGATCGGTCGAGGCCATCTCCGGCTGCCTCCAAGCTGGGATGTCTGGTCAGTTTCATTCAACTACTACTTTTTACATTGGGGATTAGGATTCTAATTGTATGTTATTTCCCTTCACTTTATCATGATTATCAACTACTATTGCTTAATTGGGAATTTGAATTCAAGcaaattatgtcaactattGTGTATTTGCAATAGTTGCTCGCTTCGATTTCTCCTGGGGTGATGCTGAGTTTCATCAGGAGTCATTGGAGAATCTGAGAGTGGCTATCAAGAGCACCAAAAAGCTCTGTGCTGTAAGCCtcctttaaatttttttaaaaggtCTTGATCTTGATTTTTGCTTTTGAATCATTCTCTGTTCATGCTTGATCAGCTCATGCTCGACACCGTGGGTCCAGAGTTGCAAGTTGTGAACAAGACTGAGCATCCTATTTCCCTCAAGGAAAATTCCACGGTCATTCTAACACCTGATCAAGACAAGGAAGCCACTTCCAATTTGCTTCCCATTAATTTCACGGGCTTATCCGAGGTAACACAGTAAGCTAATGCACATAGCACTATTCTAATGAAGCTGCAGATGGTTGTTATGTCTGAGATCATGAGATCAATGGTAGTTTACTTTAGAAATGGGGTGTTAATGCATTGGGCCTATAAAGTTTAGTTCTGTTCAGTTCAGAGTTTCTGATGATTTTGCAGGCAGTGAAGACGGGGGATACTATTTTTATCGGTCAATATCTGTTTACAGGAAGTGAAACTACCTCAGTCTGGCTTGAGGTAGTGCTGCTGACATAATTAGGTTTAACCATGTCAACGAGTATAGTGTCGATTGAGATGGTCCAATCATGCAGGTTACAGAGGTGAAAGGGAAGGATGTGGTTTGTTTGATCAAGAACTCTGCCACCTTGGCTGGATCGTTGTACACTCTGCACGTATCTCAGATTCGTATCGAGCTTCCTACCCTGACAGACAAAGATAAGGAGGTATTTATTTTTGAGTTATACTTATCATTCAAGAACACTCAAATCCATTCATTCCTTTCGAAGAAAAATGTGTTTTGGTGTTGGTTGTGGTGAGAATAGGTGATACGCACTTGGGGCGTTCGCAACAACATAGACTTCCTTTCACTCTCATACACGAGGTGTGCTGAAGACATCAAGCTTGTAAGTATAGATCCATCTGGCTGGTGCTGAATGTGGTTGATAGTCAGTCTCGTTGGGTGATGAAATGTATGCGCTCTCATTTCAGGCACGGGAGTTTCTCTCTACGTTGGGTGATCTCAACCAGACTCTGATATTTGCAAAGATCGACAACGTGGAGGGGATGACTCACTTTGATGAGATCCTTGAAGCAGCCGATGGGATCATCCTCTCTCGTGGGAATCTTGGGATTGATCTCCCACCAGAGAAGGTCCGTTCCACGATCCTTGATACGTTCAAAACGCTGCTCTAATGTGGAAATTTTCTATTGCATTCAGGTGTTTATGTTTCAGAAGGAAGCTGTTCACAAGTGCAACATGGCAGGGAAGCCTGCAGTGGTGACTCGTGTCGTGGACAGTATGGCTGACAACTTGAGGCCTACTCGTGCAGAGGCGACTGATGTCGCGAATGCTGTGTTGGACGGTATATCTTAGCTGATCTAACTTGTTACACCGATGTTTTTGCATTGCTTGTTGTGTTTAAGGTTTATTTGTTAGCAATTTACAGGCAGTGATGCAATCCTGCTAGGAGCAGAAACACTGAGGGGGTTATACCCGGTGGAGACTATATCGGTTGTTCGTAAGATTTGTGCTGAGGTTAGTTGATGATGGCAGATTTTGAACATGAGATAAGATAATTGGATTTCTAGCCTAGTTATAGAATTGTTAGGCTTGCTTTTGCAGGCAGAAAAGGTATACAATCAGAATCTGTATTTCAAGAAGACAGTGAAGTTTGTTGGAGAACCAATGAGTCACCTTGAATCAATTGCATCTTCTG
This portion of the Salvia splendens isolate huo1 chromosome 10, SspV2, whole genome shotgun sequence genome encodes:
- the LOC121752144 gene encoding pyruvate kinase 2, cytosolic-like, translating into MVVSNYLFLEEPIRMASILEPSKPSFFPAMTKIVGTLGPNSRSVEVISGCLKAGMSVARFDFSFGDAKFHQDTLENLSMAIKATQKLCGVMLDTLGPELLLVNKSEHPIALKEDSFVILTPDQDKQASSDLLPINFSGLSKAVKKGDDIFIGQYLFTGNETTSVWMEVAEVKGEDVVCRIKNSATLAGPLYTLHVAGIHIDLPTLTDKDKEVISTWGVRNKIDFLSLSYARRAEDVRHAREFLSGLGDLRQTQIFAKIENVEGLENFDEILQEADGIILARGNLGIDLPPEKVFLYQKEAIYKCNVAGKPAVVTRVVDSMTDNLRPTRAEATDVANAVLDGADAILLGAETLRGLYPVETISTVGKICSEAEKAYHQDLYFKKAVKHVGEPMSHLESIASSAVRAAIKVKASIIICFTSSGRAARLIAKYRPTMPVLSVVIPRLRTNQLSWTFSGAFEARQSLIVRGLFPMLADPRHPAEFTNESVLKVALDHGKASGVIKPHDRVVVCQKVGDASVVKIIELQD
- the LOC121750642 gene encoding pyruvate kinase 1, cytosolic-like; this translates as MVSNSNHLLLEEPLRMSSILEPSKPNFFPALTKIVGTLGPKSRSVEAISGCLQAGMSVARFDFSWGDAEFHQESLENLRVAIKSTKKLCALMLDTVGPELQVVNKTEHPISLKENSTVILTPDQDKEATSNLLPINFTGLSEAVKTGDTIFIGQYLFTGSETTSVWLEVTEVKGKDVVCLIKNSATLAGSLYTLHVSQIRIELPTLTDKDKEVIRTWGVRNNIDFLSLSYTRCAEDIKLAREFLSTLGDLNQTLIFAKIDNVEGMTHFDEILEAADGIILSRGNLGIDLPPEKVFMFQKEAVHKCNMAGKPAVVTRVVDSMADNLRPTRAEATDVANAVLDGSDAILLGAETLRGLYPVETISVVRKICAEAEKVYNQNLYFKKTVKFVGEPMSHLESIASSAVRAAIKVKASVIICFTSSGRAARLLAKYRPTMPVISVVVPRVKTNQLRWTFTGAFEARQSLIVRGLFPMLADPRHPSESTSATSESILKVALEHGKASGLIQTHDRVVVFQKIGDASVVKIIELDQ